The following proteins are co-located in the Trichomycterus rosablanca isolate fTriRos1 chromosome 14, fTriRos1.hap1, whole genome shotgun sequence genome:
- the chrnb3a gene encoding neuronal acetylcholine receptor subunit beta-3a produces the protein MHPPITALWLALMLAAARAYTDGSEEMLSLAELEDMLLRNLFRGYQKWVRPVLHANDSITVRFGLKISQLVDVDEKNQLMTTNVWLWEEWTDYKLRWNPEDYGGITSIRVPSESIWLPDIVLYENADGRFEGSLMTKAIVKYNGTVTWTPPASYKSSCTMDVTFFPFDRQNCSMKFGSWTYDGTMVDLTLVDPHVDRKDFFDNGEWEILDASGRRGNRRDGIYSYPFVTYSFILKRLPLFYTLFLIIPCLGLSFLTVLVFYLPSDEGEKLSLSTSVLVSLTVFLLVIEEIIPSSSKVIPLIGEYLLFIMIFVTFSIIVTVFVINVHHRSSATYHPMAPWVRRLFLQSLPRMLCMRDRHCYPEVDPQHSPELKRPVKKGVKKNAVGGKEDESWVAMLEKATSSVRYISRHIRKEHFIREVVQDWKFVAQVLDRIFLWIFLTVSIVGTILIFTPALNMYLSTAS, from the exons GATCAGAGGAGATGCTGTCTCTAGCTGAACTGGAAGACATGTTGTTGAGGAACCTGTTCCGTGGTTATCAGAAGTGGGTGAGACCGGTCCTGCACGCCAACGACTCCATCACCGTCCGCTTCGGCCTCAAGATCTCACAGCTGGTGGACGTG GATGAAAAGAACCAACTGATGACTACTAACGTCTGGTTGTGGgag GAATGGACAGACTATAAACTTCGCTGGAACCCAGAGGATTATGGAGGAATAACGTCCATCCGAGTGCCGTCAGAGAGCATCTGGCTCCCTGACATTGTCCTCTATGAGAA TGCTGATGGACGTTTTGAGGGCTCTCTGATGACCAAAGCCATTGTGAAATATAACGGCACGGTCACATGGACTCCTCCGGCCAGCTACAAGTCCTCCTGCACCATGGACGTCACCTTCTTTCCTTTTGACCGACAGAACTGCTCAATGAAGTTTGGCTCATGGACCTATGACGGTACCATGGTGGACCTGACCCTTGTCGACCCTCATGTGGACCGCAAGGACTTCTTCGACAACGGCGAGTGGGAGATCTTGGACGCCAGTGGCCGGAGAGGGAACCGTCGGGACGGCATTTATTCCTACCCGTTTGTGACGTACTCATTCATCCTAAAGCGGCTCCCTCTGTTCTACACGCTCTTCCTGATCATCCCGTGTCTCGGCCTGTCCTTCCTTACCGTTCTGGTCTTTTATCTTCCATCAGATGAGGGTGAGAAGTTGTCTCTGTCCACGTCGGTACTCGTGTCCCTAACCGTCTTCCTCCTCGTCATTGAGGAGATTATCCCATCCTCGTCCAAGGTGATCCCACTGATTGGCGAGTACCTGCTCTTTATCATGATCTTCGTCACCTTCTCCATCATCGTCACTGTCTTTGTCATCAATGTGCACCACCGCTCTTCAGCCACCTACCACCCCATGGCTCCCTGGGTCAGGCGGCTCTTTTTGCAGAGCTTACCCAGGATGCTGTGCATGCGTGACCGCCATTGCTACCCGGAGGTCGACCCACAGCACAGCCCGGAGCTTAAACGACCTGTGAAAAAGGGGGTGAAGAAGAATGCAGTAGGAGGGAAGGAGGACGAATCATGGGTGGCCATGCTGGAGAAAGCCACCAGCTCGGTGCGCTACATCTCACGACACATTCGCAAAGAGCACTTCATCAGAGAG GTGGTTCAGGACTGGAAGTTTGTCGCTCAGGTGTTGGACCGGATCTTCCTGTGGATCTTCCTCACTGTGTCCATAGTCGGCACCATCCTCATATTCACGCCAGCACTCAACATGTACCTCAGCACTGCATCCTAA